CATGCTACACTAGTTGTAATTACAACTGTAACAGTTGCTTTATTCTCAGAAAGCAGGTTTTATTATGTTAAACAATGATGATTATCTTAAAATATTTCACGAAATCAAAAATTCTATTACCCTAATCGGAAGTTCTCTTCAACTTCTTGAAAAAAAGCATCCCGAAGTAAAAGATTTCGAATACTGGAGTGAAACCATGAACGACATCCAGTTTCTAAAAAACATGGTAACCGAACTATCCGCTTCCCGCATCAACGAGAAACTCCATATCACTCCTGTCTCCTTAGAAAAATTTCTAGGCGAACTTGAGGATTCGGTCCGTTCGCTTTCCTGGCAGCATTTCTACTGTAAATTTTCTATTGAACCAAATCTTCCTTCTGTCGAATTCGATTCTTCTCGCATGAAGCAAGCCATCATTAATCTTTTAAAAAATGCATACGAAGCAATGCTTGCAAATCCTGCCAATCCGGATTCCTCGGAAATTGGCACCGTCAATGTGCATGTTTTCCAGAAAAATCAACAATTATACATCAATGTCATTGATTGTGGCGGCGGGCTTGACCCATCCTGCAGTGACAATCTGTTTCAGTCCACTACAACCACAAAAGAATATGGCAGTGGGCTTGGACTTCTCATTACCAGACAAATCGTAGAAGCTCATCATGGCACCTTATCCTATGAATCCAGACCAGGTGATGGCTGTACTTTTACCATCCAGCTTCCATTTAAGCAAAATTAAATGCTGCATCCAGGGTTCTAAGAATCTTGAAATTACCTTTTGCAGTCATTTCACCTGTCATGAAAGCTCTCTGGAATGTCATTCTTCCGCTAATGACACCTTCTAATACGTCAGGGGATAATTTGGCATAAACATCAATATTATCTTCCTGGCCGTAATGAATCTCTAAATTCTCGTCCTTGACTTCCACAAAAAGTGGTTTGTCTTTTCCTTCAATCATAAACAGATATCTTGCATGGAAATCGTTCTGCTCTACAAAGTGGCTCTGGAAATCCTCGATATACTCTCTGCCTTTTTCTTCATTCTTTTTATCCATCTTATCCTTAAAAAGACTTGCAAGTTCTTCGATGTCTTCCTTCTGCTTCTTCACATAAGAATCATCCGACACATATTTGGATAACTGCTCGCTCTCCTGTGGGGTCAGTTCCATCTGCTGTGTGCGCAATACACGTTGTTTTACAGCCTGGTTACTGGTCGGAAGGCTCTTCACCTTCTGCGAAATGGTACGATATAAATTTTCTGCCTTCTTCTCAATAATGAGCGTATATTCCTCATTCATTTCAAATGCCAGCAAATCATCCACATATCCGCAAAGACCCGGACATGGCAATCCGCCTAAAATCTCCCATGCATTGGCAAGTGTCACCTCACCTTCACGCTCTCCGTATGTGGTTGACATAACGATTGGCTGCATGTAAGTCTCTGTAATTTTTTCCTTATCTCCATATAGCCAGCATGCATCCAGAAACTGCTGCATGTATCCACCGATTCCAAGCCATTCAATCGTCGTCGCAAGAATAATTCCATCCGCCTCTTTCATGGTCTGTGGAAGAACTGCAATCTCATTCTTGTGTTCATAAATATTGATTCTTTCTACCTCAACACGAAGTTCCTTTAACACTTCCTCCATTTTATTCAAAACATACAACGTCGGATCATCCAGCAACCCTCTTCCACCGTAATAAATATTTACCTTCATCTGTATATCCTCTCTCTAGCCTTTATCTTACAACGAATCTTCCCTTCGTCTCTTTTCGAATTCCTTTTCTGATATTTAGTATATAAATTTTTTATTCTAAAATCAATCTTTTTGCGGTTTTCTGCGATAGAAAAGTACAGAGAAAAGAAATCCCACGATAAGCCCGCCGATATGACAGAAATTATCCACGCCGGCCGTTACAAATCCATAATACAGGCACAACACAATCATGAGAATCATTCCTCTTTGTGTCAGGCCATCAAATCTTCCACGATGACGGATTACAACCCAGAGCAAACCTCCAATCACGCCAAATACCGCGCCGGATGCTCCCGCCGATACCGCAAACGAATTCTGATGAATCATTGTAAACAGAGAAAGCAGACCTCCTCCGATTCCAGCAAGAAAATACAATGTGATAAATTTCACATGTCCCATTGCCGGTTCAAGCCTTGAGCCGACACAGGCAAAAATCACCATATTATTAAGTAAATGTGCTACTCCAAAATGAATAAACATCGATGTCAGAATTCTCCACCATTGATTTCCATACAAGACATACGGCGGGTACATTCCTCCATAATATGCGACAAACTCCGCATCTGTTGTACTTCCAAATAGTTCCATGATAAGAAAAACCAGTACATTTATCGCCACAATCGCGATTGTAAAATAAGGCATCCGCCTGATGTCAGCCGCCTTCAGACTCTCTATCCAAGAACGGATTCCCTTTTTTTCGTTTGTATCACTTTGCGATGGTTCACCGGTATACTGTGATGTCTGCGCATCACCGTAAATCAGACGTTCCAGATTCGCACGCAAGCCGAAGAAATCACCCGGCTGATTTTCATAGATTAACAGCTTTTGCTCTGTGGTTGCAATTGCCCATGTATTGCTGCAATTTGCGCAAAGCCCATGTAACAAATTGGAATCTGTTCCAACTACAATTGTCATCACTTCCACATGATATACCGGCAATCCCTGCGGGAACCCTTGCAAACGACCTTCTGGATGGTAAAATAGATTCATTGTATTCTCGACAATCTTCTGATGTGCATCCGGTGTCAACATAAATCCATGTTCACAGTCCACAACAAGACATACATGAAATCCTTCCTGATAAAATTTATAATAGATTCCGACTTCCTCCGGTTTGGATGGACAAAACCGGTATCCCATCTGTGTAAATTGTTCTGCTAATTTTTTTACCATTCGACCAACTTCCTTTATGTGAATTCATAAAGGTATTATAGGACTTCTTTGTGAAAAAACAAAGTCCTAACAAAAACGATATGGCTCGTTTGCAAAAATAATCTGTTCTCTCGGCTGTAATCCTACCTTTACTTTATAGTTCAATTCCTCGCCACCTACTGTTGTCCCATTGGTTGAGTTTAAATCCTCGATAAAATAGACACCACCTTCCATTGTAATTCTTGCATGTTGACGGCTCACGGAGCGGTTATTTATGACACCATCGGCCTTTGCCGCATCACTTCCCACCACGAATGGTGTCTGCTCTATTACCAATGACTTCTGTTCTCCCATCCCCTCATAGACCAGCATTGCGCGGGGTTGCGGTGTTGTCTTTGCAAGCAGAACCGTCGGATGCTCGGTCATTGTGTTTTCTTCCTCTGGTTCAAACAAAAACGTTCTTTCTTTCTCTTTCTTTTTTGTAAAATGTGTTCTTTCTGCTATTATATTCCGCTTTTGTTCTTGTGTCGTGGTATTATTTTCAATGGAATTTGTCTTCTCTTTTTGTTTTAACTTTACCGGAAGATAATTTAAAATCTGTTGGATGGCTTCCCGTATGGATGCTTGCAGCTGCTCTTTTAGCTTTTCCTTATAAGAATACAGAAACTCTGCCGGAGACTGCCTGGCCTTATTTTCTATTTCCAACATCTCTTGTTTCTCCTCCGGCACATAATTTCCTTGCCTTTCCTCTGGCATGATATTTTTCTCCGGTACATCCAACCGCTGGCTGTTGCTTCCCGTTTCCTCTTGGGCAAAAAATTCGGGTTCTCCACTTCCCTGATCCATCTGGAATAACTTTTTGAAATCTTCCATTTTGAAGTCCTCTTGAATCGTCAGCTCATAAAATGCATAGACGAACTTCACCGCCTCATCGCTTTTGTGATCCACCTTTGTAATTAAGAATTCTGCCAGGCGGCGAAGTTGTAACAATAAGTTTTCTTCATACGCCGGACAGTAACAAAACAGACATTCCTTCTGCGGAAGTTTTACAAAAATAGTTTCCGCCTGTAACAACAGACGATTTGCGTCCAGTAAATATTTTTCAATGCTGCCGACAACCTGACAAACGCCACTTAAAAGATACCGTAACGTTTTTTCGTCTAGCTGATTGACTTCTGCATATAAATCCAAAGACTGCCTTCCGCCCGTCTCATACCAATATTCCTTTTCCCCGTCGTGGTAAGAACATTGAAATGATAAAAGCCCCGGAATTTTGTTTTTCAGCAGAACCTTCTCCTCATATCCACCCTCTGTGCCAAGCTCCTGTAACTTCATATAACTTTTCTTTAAATTTCTCTGATATTCAATCTTCATCCTTTATCCCCAACAATCCGCTCACCCATTCCTGGCGATACATACACTTGACCGGTGAATCCAGTTGTACCGTTGCCGTCTTTTCTGCCGTTTCTTTTACCTCTTCGTAACAAATAATAGTTGCTCTCATTGCAACCGTAAATAATCCCAGCACCAATGGCATAATCAGTGCCGCCTCTATCGTATAACGCGCCCTGCACTCCATTTACACCCACACCTTTCCATATTGCATTCCTAACATACAAAGATAACTGGCAAACAGAAATGGAATAAATGGGATATCATCTTTTTTTCGTTTCTTCCCAAATACAAATAAAAATAGCGCACAGATTCCTGCCAGAAAAATTCCTATCAATAATAACAGCATATTCTGCCTCATACCCAGATACAAACCTGTCACCATCAAAAGTAAACCATCTCCTTTCCCTATACTTTCTCGTGTTAAGAATGAAAGCAGCAGTACAAAACCTCCGACTAACATCCCTCCTGCCATCTCAGACAGGGATTGCTGAAATGTTGTAAGATGTATCACCAATCCAAGTATGGCAAACCAGAATAACACTCCCAGTTTTACCTTTCTCTCTTTCATATCCTGTAAACTGCATACTGTCAAAAATCCAAATAAAACTCCTTCCTGTATCATAAAAATACCCCTCTCTTTCCGTAACTTGCAAGCTTTCAGGCATTCCATTCCTTATGCATGCAAAAATTTTTATAAGAACTTTTTTCACACCACTATCCGCCCGAAGCTCCGCACTTTGAGCATGCTCTTTTTCCATCTA
This genomic window from Roseburia sp. 831b contains:
- a CDS encoding sensor histidine kinase gives rise to the protein MLNNDDYLKIFHEIKNSITLIGSSLQLLEKKHPEVKDFEYWSETMNDIQFLKNMVTELSASRINEKLHITPVSLEKFLGELEDSVRSLSWQHFYCKFSIEPNLPSVEFDSSRMKQAIINLLKNAYEAMLANPANPDSSEIGTVNVHVFQKNQQLYINVIDCGGGLDPSCSDNLFQSTTTTKEYGSGLGLLITRQIVEAHHGTLSYESRPGDGCTFTIQLPFKQN
- a CDS encoding SCP2 sterol-binding domain-containing protein, whose protein sequence is MKVNIYYGGRGLLDDPTLYVLNKMEEVLKELRVEVERINIYEHKNEIAVLPQTMKEADGIILATTIEWLGIGGYMQQFLDACWLYGDKEKITETYMQPIVMSTTYGEREGEVTLANAWEILGGLPCPGLCGYVDDLLAFEMNEEYTLIIEKKAENLYRTISQKVKSLPTSNQAVKQRVLRTQQMELTPQESEQLSKYVSDDSYVKKQKEDIEELASLFKDKMDKKNEEKGREYIEDFQSHFVEQNDFHARYLFMIEGKDKPLFVEVKDENLEIHYGQEDNIDVYAKLSPDVLEGVISGRMTFQRAFMTGEMTAKGNFKILRTLDAAFNFA
- a CDS encoding rhomboid family intramembrane serine protease — encoded protein: MVKKLAEQFTQMGYRFCPSKPEEVGIYYKFYQEGFHVCLVVDCEHGFMLTPDAHQKIVENTMNLFYHPEGRLQGFPQGLPVYHVEVMTIVVGTDSNLLHGLCANCSNTWAIATTEQKLLIYENQPGDFFGLRANLERLIYGDAQTSQYTGEPSQSDTNEKKGIRSWIESLKAADIRRMPYFTIAIVAINVLVFLIMELFGSTTDAEFVAYYGGMYPPYVLYGNQWWRILTSMFIHFGVAHLLNNMVIFACVGSRLEPAMGHVKFITLYFLAGIGGGLLSLFTMIHQNSFAVSAGASGAVFGVIGGLLWVVIRHRGRFDGLTQRGMILMIVLCLYYGFVTAGVDNFCHIGGLIVGFLFSVLFYRRKPQKD
- a CDS encoding DUF6382 domain-containing protein, with product MKIEYQRNLKKSYMKLQELGTEGGYEEKVLLKNKIPGLLSFQCSYHDGEKEYWYETGGRQSLDLYAEVNQLDEKTLRYLLSGVCQVVGSIEKYLLDANRLLLQAETIFVKLPQKECLFCYCPAYEENLLLQLRRLAEFLITKVDHKSDEAVKFVYAFYELTIQEDFKMEDFKKLFQMDQGSGEPEFFAQEETGSNSQRLDVPEKNIMPEERQGNYVPEEKQEMLEIENKARQSPAEFLYSYKEKLKEQLQASIREAIQQILNYLPVKLKQKEKTNSIENNTTTQEQKRNIIAERTHFTKKKEKERTFLFEPEEENTMTEHPTVLLAKTTPQPRAMLVYEGMGEQKSLVIEQTPFVVGSDAAKADGVINNRSVSRQHARITMEGGVYFIEDLNSTNGTTVGGEELNYKVKVGLQPREQIIFANEPYRFC
- a CDS encoding prepilin peptidase, encoding MIQEGVLFGFLTVCSLQDMKERKVKLGVLFWFAILGLVIHLTTFQQSLSEMAGGMLVGGFVLLLSFLTRESIGKGDGLLLMVTGLYLGMRQNMLLLLIGIFLAGICALFLFVFGKKRKKDDIPFIPFLFASYLCMLGMQYGKVWV